In one window of Nocardia brasiliensis DNA:
- a CDS encoding peptide ABC transporter substrate-binding protein, translated as MATSLGLTACSSDGGGDTSIVTTNGGEPQNPLVPTNTNENMGGRVVDRLWAGLKYYDADGKAHNEVAEKIETTDRKNYKITLKPDWKFSDGTPVTAKSYVDAWNYGALSTNAQLQSYVFNPIKGFKDVSAENPTVKTMSGLQVIDDRTFTVELEAPSIDFETELGYAPFYPLPEVAFKDMKAFGEHPIGNGPYKFAGDSAWQHNVQIDLVPNPEYKGGRPAKNKGLRFVMYQSFDTAYADLQAGNLDTLDVIPDSAMASYEQDLGDRAITKPIAYKASIGIQTTVPHFGGAEGVLRRKALSMAINREQISQNIFHGTRIPARDFTASTLPGFQADLPGSEVLKYNPEEAKKLWAQADAISPWSGRYEIAYNSDGGHQGWVEATANSIKNTLGIEAIGAPYPTFKTIRDLVNAKTINKAFRYGWQGDYPTMLQFLSAMYYSFSDTNNVDYNNPEFDKLLNDALAAPTQEESYKIVAQAQALLFKDMADIPMFDYQAAAGRSENVKKAELAWNGLFDFEGIEK; from the coding sequence ATGGCCACAAGCCTCGGGCTGACCGCATGTTCCTCGGACGGGGGTGGGGACACGAGCATCGTGACCACCAACGGCGGAGAGCCGCAGAACCCGCTGGTGCCCACCAACACCAACGAGAACATGGGCGGGCGCGTCGTCGACCGGCTGTGGGCCGGGTTGAAGTACTACGACGCCGACGGCAAGGCGCACAACGAGGTCGCGGAGAAGATCGAGACGACCGACCGGAAGAACTACAAGATCACCCTGAAGCCGGACTGGAAGTTCAGCGACGGCACCCCGGTCACCGCGAAGTCCTACGTCGACGCCTGGAACTACGGCGCGCTCAGCACCAACGCACAGCTGCAGAGCTACGTGTTCAACCCGATCAAGGGCTTCAAGGACGTGTCGGCGGAGAACCCGACGGTCAAGACGATGTCCGGCTTGCAGGTGATCGACGACCGCACCTTCACCGTCGAGCTCGAGGCGCCGTCCATCGACTTCGAGACCGAGCTCGGCTACGCGCCGTTCTATCCGCTGCCCGAGGTGGCGTTCAAGGACATGAAGGCCTTCGGTGAGCACCCGATCGGCAACGGTCCGTACAAGTTCGCCGGCGACTCCGCGTGGCAGCACAACGTGCAGATCGACCTGGTGCCCAATCCGGAGTACAAGGGCGGTCGCCCGGCCAAGAACAAGGGCCTGCGTTTCGTGATGTACCAGTCGTTCGACACCGCGTACGCGGACCTGCAGGCGGGCAACCTCGACACCCTCGACGTGATCCCCGACAGCGCGATGGCCAGCTACGAGCAGGACCTCGGCGATCGCGCGATCACCAAGCCGATCGCGTACAAGGCCAGCATCGGAATCCAGACCACGGTGCCGCACTTCGGCGGTGCGGAAGGGGTGCTGCGGCGCAAGGCGCTGTCGATGGCGATCAACCGGGAACAGATCTCGCAGAACATCTTCCACGGCACCAGGATTCCGGCGCGGGACTTCACCGCGAGCACGCTGCCGGGCTTCCAGGCCGATCTGCCCGGCTCCGAGGTGCTGAAGTACAACCCGGAGGAGGCCAAGAAGCTCTGGGCGCAGGCCGATGCCATCTCCCCGTGGTCGGGTCGCTACGAGATCGCCTACAACTCCGACGGCGGGCACCAGGGCTGGGTCGAGGCCACGGCGAACAGCATCAAGAACACCCTCGGCATCGAGGCCATCGGCGCCCCGTACCCGACGTTCAAGACCATCCGAGACCTGGTCAACGCCAAGACGATCAACAAGGCGTTCCGGTACGGCTGGCAGGGTGACTACCCGACGATGCTGCAGTTCCTCAGCGCGATGTACTACAGCTTCTCCGACACCAACAATGTCGACTACAACAACCCGGAGTTCGACAAGCTGCTCAACGATGCGCTCGCCGCGCCGACGCAGGAGGAGTCCTACAAGATCGTCGCGCAGGCGCAGGCGCTGTTGTTCAAGGACATGGCCGACATTCCGATGTTCGACTACCAGGCCGCCGCCGGCCGCTCCGAGAACGTGAAGAAGGCCGAGCTGGCCTGGAACGGGCTGTTCGACTTCGAGGGAATCGAGAAGTAG
- a CDS encoding helix-turn-helix transcriptional regulator — protein MDSDNRLGAFLRARRELVRPEDFGMSGGGQRRVSGLRREEVALLAGVSADYYVRLEQGRDKHPSEQVVAALARVFALDEEATAHLRDLARPVVRRRRAPQRAERVSPGLASLMSQWPNTPALVLGRYLDVLIANPLAAAVNPCSVPGVNQVRMMFLDLEARRIYPDWAQHAAETVASLRANVGTDLNDPRLTDLVGELSLKSEEFRTLWARHDIRAKIAGSKRFAHPLVGEMTLAYETFTVNGAPGQMLIAYHAQPGSDSERTLSLLGSMIATDDLLLHNPHPIETNRNSPVPSAD, from the coding sequence ATGGATTCCGATAATCGACTGGGCGCCTTTCTGCGGGCGCGGCGGGAGTTGGTGCGCCCGGAGGATTTCGGTATGTCGGGTGGGGGTCAGCGCCGGGTGTCCGGGTTGCGGCGCGAGGAAGTCGCGCTGCTGGCCGGGGTGAGCGCCGACTACTACGTGCGGCTCGAGCAAGGACGCGACAAGCATCCCTCCGAGCAGGTGGTGGCGGCGCTGGCGCGGGTGTTCGCCCTCGACGAGGAGGCCACCGCGCATCTGCGGGATCTGGCCAGGCCGGTGGTGCGCCGGCGGCGAGCGCCGCAGCGCGCGGAACGGGTGAGCCCCGGGCTCGCGAGCCTGATGTCGCAGTGGCCCAACACGCCCGCCTTGGTGCTCGGCCGGTATCTCGACGTGTTGATCGCGAATCCGCTTGCCGCAGCGGTCAATCCATGTTCGGTGCCCGGTGTCAATCAGGTCCGGATGATGTTTCTAGATCTGGAGGCGCGCCGGATCTACCCGGATTGGGCGCAGCACGCCGCGGAGACGGTGGCGAGCCTGCGGGCCAATGTCGGTACCGATCTGAACGACCCGCGGTTGACCGATCTCGTCGGCGAATTGTCGCTCAAGAGCGAGGAATTCCGCACGCTCTGGGCCAGGCACGACATCCGCGCGAAAATCGCGGGCAGCAAACGCTTCGCCCATCCGCTGGTCGGCGAAATGACCCTGGCCTACGAGACTTTCACGGTGAACGGCGCACCGGGCCAAATGCTCATCGCCTACCACGCCCAGCCGGGTTCGGACTCCGAGCGCACCCTGTCCTTGCTCGGTAGCATGATCGCCACCGACGACCTGCTCCTGCACAACCCCCACCCGATCGAGACAAACCGCAACAGTCCGGTCCCTTCAGCAGACTGA
- a CDS encoding GNAT family N-acetyltransferase — MQDGTTLRQARAEDTAAIAEIWYEGWQVAHLGNVPDELRHARTRASFDTRAAQRLSQTTVALVDDGIAGFVMVVDDEIEQVYVAARHRGTGLATHLLAAAEQHVHANGHPEAWLAVVPGNTRARRFYETHGWTDKGLFTHHAPGPTTPIPVPAHRYVKTVGP; from the coding sequence ATGCAGGACGGCACGACATTGCGGCAGGCCAGAGCCGAGGACACGGCGGCGATCGCGGAGATCTGGTACGAGGGCTGGCAAGTCGCGCACCTGGGCAACGTGCCCGACGAACTACGCCACGCCCGCACCCGCGCCTCCTTCGATACCCGTGCGGCACAACGTCTCTCGCAAACCACCGTCGCGCTCGTCGACGACGGGATCGCCGGGTTCGTCATGGTGGTCGACGACGAGATCGAACAGGTCTACGTCGCCGCCCGCCACCGCGGCACCGGCCTGGCCACCCACCTGCTCGCCGCCGCCGAACAGCACGTCCACGCCAACGGCCACCCCGAAGCCTGGCTCGCCGTCGTCCCCGGCAACACCCGCGCCCGCCGCTTCTACGAAACCCACGGCTGGACCGACAAAGGCCTGTTCACCCACCACGCCCCTGGCCCAACCACCCCCATCCCAGTCCCCGCCCACCGCTACGTGAAGACCGTCGGCCCATAA
- a CDS encoding VC0807 family protein, translating to MTITTETTEITEPTGAAAPISHARLLAPIARDIAVPVGAYFLLHALGYSDFAGLLAGTVLSGAMLLTEAIRHRKLEVFPAILLGVFAFGLVTSLISGDPRMMIVKDSVGTLLVGLAFLISAVVGKPLTYLAARKAAVAGGPARVAALEQVYRDNAAKRRMFATLAVLWGAGLVAEAAIRAVLAYQLPIPTMAWLSPVLMIAVVVPLLAATIALRKRADRA from the coding sequence ATGACCATCACCACCGAGACCACCGAAATCACCGAGCCCACCGGCGCCGCCGCGCCGATCAGCCACGCGCGCCTGCTCGCGCCGATCGCCCGCGATATCGCCGTTCCGGTCGGCGCCTACTTCTTGCTGCACGCGCTGGGCTACAGCGATTTCGCCGGGCTGCTCGCCGGCACCGTGCTGTCCGGGGCGATGCTGCTCACCGAGGCGATCCGGCACCGCAAGCTGGAGGTGTTCCCCGCAATCCTGTTGGGCGTGTTCGCTTTCGGTCTCGTCACGTCACTGATCAGCGGTGACCCGAGGATGATGATCGTGAAGGATTCCGTGGGCACGCTGCTGGTCGGTCTCGCCTTTCTGATCAGCGCCGTGGTCGGCAAGCCGCTGACCTATCTCGCGGCGCGCAAGGCCGCTGTCGCCGGTGGTCCGGCACGCGTGGCCGCACTCGAACAGGTCTACCGCGACAACGCCGCCAAGCGCCGGATGTTCGCCACCCTGGCCGTGCTGTGGGGCGCCGGTCTGGTGGCCGAGGCCGCGATCCGCGCGGTGCTCGCCTACCAGCTGCCGATCCCGACCATGGCCTGGCTCTCGCCGGTGCTGATGATCGCGGTGGTCGTGCCGCTGCTGGCGGCCACGATCGCCCTGCGCAAGCGGGCCGATCGCGCCTGA
- a CDS encoding ClpP family protease — protein sequence MIETSHLDYRGQLADRLFRHRTILLTGEVDDAMAERACTELVLLSTENAERDIVVYINSPGGSVLAGLAIYDTMKLIPNDVITVAVGFAASMGQVLLASGTHGKRISLPHSRIMMHQPSAGIGGTAMDIAIQAENLEYMKLQSEQILAAETGHTLEEIREDSDRDRWFTPEQAREYGIVDRIAGNFHEIAPFTNGHRAGL from the coding sequence ATGATCGAAACATCGCACCTGGACTATCGAGGCCAATTAGCCGACAGATTGTTCCGCCATCGGACGATCTTGCTCACCGGCGAGGTCGATGACGCGATGGCCGAGCGGGCCTGCACCGAGCTGGTGTTGCTGTCCACCGAGAACGCCGAACGCGACATCGTCGTCTACATCAACTCGCCGGGCGGGTCGGTGCTGGCCGGGCTCGCCATCTACGACACCATGAAGCTGATCCCCAACGACGTGATCACCGTCGCGGTCGGATTCGCCGCGAGCATGGGGCAGGTGCTGCTCGCCTCCGGCACGCACGGCAAGCGAATCAGCTTGCCGCACAGCCGGATCATGATGCACCAGCCTTCGGCCGGGATCGGCGGCACCGCAATGGATATCGCGATCCAGGCGGAGAACCTCGAATACATGAAGCTGCAATCCGAGCAGATTCTCGCGGCGGAGACCGGTCACACGCTCGAGGAGATCAGGGAGGACAGCGACAGGGACCGCTGGTTCACTCCGGAGCAGGCGCGCGAGTACGGGATCGTCGATCGGATCGCCGGAAACTTCCACGAGATCGCACCATTCACCAACGGACATCGAGCGGGGTTGTAG
- a CDS encoding GlxA family transcriptional regulator produces MHVVAVLALDKVIPSDLATPVDVFGGARLPDGRAAYRVRVCGLTSTVDAGAFTLHAPYDLAALAEADTIIVPGRAEPERPVPEEVLDALRRAAAAGTRIASICVGAFVLAATGLLDGQRATTHWIAATQFAARFPEIDLDPDVLYVDNGQILTSAGAAAGIDLCLHMIRRDHGSAVAADTARLSVVPLEREGGQAQFIVHDQPPTPRGCSLEPVMQWMRDNSAKDLTLDDIAAHAKLSTRTLNRHFREQVGTTPLQWLLRARIRQAQYLLESTGHPVDRIAGQVGFGSPTAFRDRFKRVVGTTPQSYRAAFHGSGVGN; encoded by the coding sequence ATGCATGTCGTAGCGGTCCTGGCGCTGGACAAGGTCATTCCATCCGACCTCGCGACGCCGGTCGACGTGTTCGGCGGCGCCCGCCTGCCCGACGGCCGCGCGGCGTACCGGGTGCGCGTGTGCGGCCTCACCTCGACCGTCGACGCGGGCGCGTTCACACTGCACGCGCCCTACGATCTGGCCGCCCTGGCCGAGGCCGACACCATCATCGTGCCCGGCCGGGCCGAGCCCGAGCGCCCCGTGCCCGAAGAGGTGCTCGACGCACTGCGCCGGGCCGCGGCCGCGGGTACCAGGATCGCTTCTATCTGCGTGGGCGCGTTCGTGCTCGCCGCCACCGGCTTGCTCGACGGGCAGCGCGCGACCACCCACTGGATCGCCGCGACGCAGTTCGCCGCCCGGTTTCCCGAGATCGATCTCGACCCGGACGTGCTCTACGTGGACAACGGCCAAATCCTCACCTCGGCAGGCGCCGCGGCGGGAATCGACCTGTGCCTGCACATGATTCGACGCGATCACGGATCGGCGGTGGCCGCCGACACCGCCCGGCTCTCGGTGGTGCCGCTGGAACGTGAAGGGGGACAGGCGCAATTCATCGTGCACGACCAGCCGCCCACCCCGCGCGGGTGCTCGCTCGAGCCGGTGATGCAGTGGATGCGGGACAATTCCGCGAAGGATCTGACCCTCGACGACATCGCCGCGCACGCCAAGCTCAGCACCCGCACGCTCAACCGGCACTTCCGTGAGCAGGTCGGCACCACACCGCTGCAATGGTTGCTGCGGGCCAGGATTCGGCAGGCGCAGTATCTGCTGGAGTCCACCGGACATCCCGTGGATCGGATCGCGGGGCAGGTCGGTTTCGGCTCACCGACCGCGTTCCGCGACCGGTTCAAGCGGGTGGTCGGCACCACTCCGCAGAGCTATCGTGCGGCGTTCCACGGGTCCGGCGTCGGCAACTGA
- a CDS encoding SDR family oxidoreductase produces the protein MTNNLTGRIAVVTGASSGIGAATAQRLAADGAKIALLGRRKNRLEELAAQINGEVLAIATDVTDQQSIRDAAATVRAGFGPVDLVVANAGVMLAAPFEAAATDEWDQMVGTNINGLLYTGRAFIDDLLAAAAAGGRADLVLVGSIGGHQVFPNYGVYTATKAAVAHLTRNLRAEFGPRGVRVKNIEPGLVRTELGDGMRDIDQKAGLAQWRDGLETLVAEDIADAIGYAVAAPKRVNVAEMIVVPTEQG, from the coding sequence ATGACAAACAACCTCACCGGCCGCATCGCGGTCGTCACCGGCGCGTCCAGCGGCATCGGCGCCGCCACCGCACAACGGCTCGCGGCCGACGGAGCGAAGATCGCCCTGCTCGGGCGGCGCAAGAACCGGCTCGAAGAACTGGCCGCACAGATCAACGGCGAAGTACTCGCGATAGCCACCGATGTCACCGACCAGCAGTCGATACGGGACGCCGCGGCGACCGTGCGGGCCGGCTTCGGCCCGGTCGATCTGGTGGTCGCCAACGCGGGCGTGATGCTCGCCGCGCCGTTCGAGGCCGCGGCCACCGACGAGTGGGATCAGATGGTGGGCACGAACATCAACGGATTGCTCTACACCGGAAGGGCTTTCATCGACGACCTGCTCGCGGCGGCGGCCGCGGGCGGCCGGGCCGATCTGGTCCTGGTCGGTTCGATCGGCGGGCACCAGGTGTTCCCGAACTACGGCGTGTACACCGCCACCAAGGCGGCGGTCGCGCACCTGACCCGCAATCTGCGCGCCGAGTTCGGACCGCGCGGTGTACGGGTGAAGAACATCGAACCGGGACTGGTGCGCACCGAACTGGGCGACGGCATGCGCGACATTGATCAGAAGGCCGGGCTCGCACAGTGGCGCGACGGGTTGGAAACCCTTGTGGCCGAGGACATCGCGGATGCGATCGGCTACGCGGTCGCGGCGCCCAAGCGGGTGAACGTGGCCGAGATGATCGTGGTCCCGACCGAGCAAGGCTGA
- a CDS encoding helix-turn-helix domain-containing protein — MAAQEDGVVVDLAARRRAEPRSERVEAPASTPLLRAVYGEVLRDERLDQDRTLAEVATEVGMSKQYLSEIERGRKEPSSEMLHSICGALGLPIESLLFRGARRLGAIRRLHPRKISETRVQMLALVA, encoded by the coding sequence ATGGCAGCACAAGAGGATGGTGTCGTAGTCGATCTCGCCGCGCGCCGCCGCGCCGAACCTCGCAGCGAGCGCGTCGAAGCGCCCGCGAGCACCCCGCTGCTGCGGGCCGTCTACGGCGAGGTGCTGCGCGACGAGCGACTCGACCAGGATCGAACGCTGGCCGAGGTCGCGACCGAAGTCGGCATGTCCAAGCAATACCTGTCCGAGATCGAGCGCGGACGCAAAGAACCGTCCTCGGAAATGCTGCACTCGATCTGCGGGGCCCTCGGCCTGCCCATCGAATCCCTGCTGTTCCGCGGCGCCCGCCGCCTCGGCGCTATCCGCCGACTGCACCCACGCAAAATCTCCGAAACCCGCGTCCAAATGCTCGCCCTGGTCGCCTGA
- a CDS encoding ATP-dependent Clp protease proteolytic subunit: protein MSQYTIPHVIERTPSGERSFDVFSRLLNDRIIFLGTEIDDGVANVVMAQLLHLESESPDREIGLYINSPGGSNTAVLAIYDTMQFMRTPIETYCMGQAVAGAAVLLAAGAPGRRYVLAHSRVLLHQPSAQGQGTISDLALQAAEVMRLRAQTEEILSKHSGQPVEQLRKDTARDRVFTAEDAVAYGLADELIVTRDR, encoded by the coding sequence ATGTCGCAGTACACCATTCCGCACGTCATCGAGCGGACGCCGAGCGGCGAGCGGTCCTTCGACGTGTTCAGCAGGTTGCTCAACGACCGAATTATCTTCCTGGGCACCGAGATCGACGACGGCGTCGCCAATGTGGTGATGGCGCAACTGCTGCACCTGGAGTCGGAGTCGCCGGACCGCGAGATTGGCTTGTACATCAACTCGCCGGGCGGTTCGAACACCGCGGTGCTCGCGATCTACGACACCATGCAGTTCATGCGCACCCCGATCGAGACCTACTGCATGGGGCAGGCGGTGGCGGGGGCGGCGGTGCTGCTGGCCGCGGGCGCCCCCGGCAGGCGATATGTGCTCGCGCACTCGCGGGTCCTGCTGCATCAACCGTCCGCCCAGGGCCAGGGCACCATCTCCGACCTGGCCCTGCAGGCGGCAGAGGTCATGCGGCTGCGCGCGCAGACCGAGGAGATCTTGAGCAAACACTCCGGCCAGCCCGTCGAACAGCTGCGCAAGGACACCGCCCGCGATCGGGTCTTCACCGCCGAGGACGCGGTGGCCTACGGCCTGGCCGACGAACTGATCGTCACCCGGGACCGCTGA
- a CDS encoding EamA family transporter — protein MVAIDVERPIREGRAWTVWRGVAERGLGGVPPTALVLAGIVSVQVGAALAKQLFAATGAAGAAGVRLAFAGIVLVLFWRSALRIGWRAVPVALAYGAVLALMNLSIYEAMDRIPLGMAVTIEFLGPLAVALAGSRRWIDPVWAVLAGGGVLLLTQADGDVEWVGVLLALAAGVLWAGYILLSAALGEQTTGGGGLAIAMAFGGLLIAPIGIVEAGSALLDPKVLVVGFLVAMLSSVLPYSVELEALRRIPPRVFGVLMSLEPAVAALAGLVLLGQVMNIPQWLGIICVVAASAGATRTSSKS, from the coding sequence GTGGTAGCGATCGACGTCGAACGGCCGATTCGCGAGGGACGAGCCTGGACCGTGTGGCGGGGCGTCGCGGAGCGGGGACTGGGCGGCGTGCCGCCCACGGCGTTGGTGCTGGCGGGGATCGTCAGCGTGCAGGTGGGCGCGGCGCTGGCCAAGCAGTTGTTCGCGGCCACCGGCGCGGCGGGCGCCGCGGGCGTGCGGCTGGCCTTCGCCGGGATCGTGCTTGTGCTGTTCTGGCGTTCGGCGCTGCGCATCGGCTGGCGCGCGGTGCCGGTGGCGCTCGCCTACGGCGCGGTGCTCGCGTTGATGAACCTGTCCATCTACGAGGCGATGGATCGGATTCCGCTCGGGATGGCGGTGACGATCGAATTCCTCGGGCCGCTGGCCGTCGCGCTGGCCGGGTCGCGCCGCTGGATCGACCCGGTGTGGGCGGTGCTGGCGGGCGGCGGTGTGCTGCTGCTGACCCAGGCCGACGGGGACGTCGAATGGGTGGGTGTACTGCTGGCGCTGGCTGCCGGCGTGCTCTGGGCGGGCTACATCCTGTTGAGCGCGGCACTGGGCGAACAGACCACCGGCGGTGGCGGCCTCGCGATCGCGATGGCCTTCGGCGGGCTGCTGATCGCGCCGATCGGCATCGTCGAGGCGGGCAGCGCGCTGCTCGACCCCAAGGTGCTGGTGGTGGGTTTCCTGGTGGCGATGCTGTCGTCGGTGCTGCCGTACTCGGTGGAACTGGAAGCGCTGCGGCGGATTCCGCCCCGGGTGTTCGGCGTGCTGATGAGCCTGGAGCCGGCGGTGGCCGCGCTGGCGGGGCTGGTCCTGCTCGGTCAGGTCATGAACATTCCGCAGTGGCTGGGCATCATCTGCGTGGTGGCCGCCTCGGCGGGTGCGACCCGTACTTCCAGTAAGTCCTGA
- a CDS encoding plasmid stabilization protein: protein MPKQWSDKRERQYEHIKDSARDRGASTERAKEIAARTVNKNRAQSGESETASRSSIKDKSPQSRGGQRSGRKGPKGPTRDQLYNEARQRNIKGRSKMTKSQLESALGRK, encoded by the coding sequence ATGCCGAAGCAATGGAGTGATAAGCGCGAGCGTCAGTACGAGCACATCAAGGACTCGGCGCGCGACCGTGGCGCGAGCACCGAACGGGCCAAGGAGATCGCGGCGCGCACGGTGAACAAGAACCGTGCGCAGTCCGGTGAATCCGAGACCGCGAGCCGCTCCTCGATCAAGGACAAGTCACCGCAGAGCCGCGGCGGGCAGCGGTCCGGGCGTAAAGGCCCCAAGGGACCGACCCGCGATCAGCTCTACAACGAGGCCCGACAGCGCAACATCAAGGGCCGCTCCAAGATGACCAAGTCGCAGCTGGAGTCCGCGCTCGGCCGCAAGTAG
- a CDS encoding ribosomal subunit interface protein has product MEKAVQIQVNTGSGIHGGASLIERAEAEIASVLDRFSAQLTRVEAHLTDQNGAKGGPDDKQCVLEARPNGQPPVAVTHRAASVEEAYTGAAESMAHLLDSRFGRLHHTKGGESIRHMAPE; this is encoded by the coding sequence ATGGAGAAAGCTGTGCAGATCCAGGTCAATACCGGAAGCGGCATCCACGGCGGCGCCAGCCTGATCGAGCGGGCCGAGGCCGAAATCGCCTCGGTGCTCGACCGTTTCAGCGCGCAGCTGACGCGGGTCGAGGCGCATCTCACCGATCAGAACGGCGCGAAGGGCGGACCGGACGACAAGCAGTGCGTGCTGGAGGCGCGCCCGAACGGTCAACCGCCGGTGGCGGTCACCCATCGGGCGGCGTCGGTCGAGGAGGCGTACACCGGAGCGGCCGAGAGCATGGCGCATCTGCTGGACAGTCGGTTCGGCAGGCTGCACCACACCAAGGGCGGGGAGTCGATCCGGCACATGGCGCCGGAATAG